A genomic window from Pecten maximus chromosome 2, xPecMax1.1, whole genome shotgun sequence includes:
- the LOC117322534 gene encoding uncharacterized protein LOC117322534, producing MFSQVATLILVEVRGCSLGSLTVTLASTVPDTPIVFQQFTEFLYNLYDGVTNITEGAKVLPLTEINVLNPSDNSLKLNISSSTTLCNVFDNLRPSNNYTCPFNETLPSPAVPACLSAAESDTVVYNFNIIFNSSETVLTSILRLSTLYTLQDYFNNFTIGCANLTISSITISNLDVDISMVVRKGEITQSSLAAALLRLARLNVILDINGIATPVLQIKVLNGDGSVSIVNPTSDLCTVFEQIKSCEDMSVCIDRSNQASCVPSATGDDLAVIIGLGVGVPVFIVVVSLISIMLVYRNRIKKRQRYIPHQRSPQYSVFAQGILPKFHSWGRQPYQFPDQWADAESRSSSSSSDQPTSRGRLYDDYANPKSPVSAPFYLSSWDDIHNSGEEFKIRRPKIKQSPDDVYTSGNGLH from the exons ATGTTTTCCCAAGTAGCAACATTAATTCTCGTGGAGGTCCGAGGATGCAG CCTGGGAAGTCTTACCGTTACACTGGCATCAACTGTTCCTGATACACCGATAGTCTTCCAGCAATTTACAGAATTTCTTTACAACCTTTATGATGGCGTTACCAACATCACCGAAGGGGCGAAGGTTCTTCCTCTTACTGAGATTAATGTGCTGAACCCCTCGGATAACAGTCTGAAAC TGAATATATCATCTTCCACCACGCTGTGTAATGTTTTCGACAATCTACGTCCTAGCAACAACTATACCTGTCC atttaaCGAAACTCTGC CCTCCCCAGCAGTCCCTGCCTGCTTAAGtg cCGCGGAAAGTGATACAGTTGTATACAACTTCAACATCATCTTTAATAGTTCAGAAACTGTGCTGACATCTATACTGAGGTTATCCACTTTGTACACG CTACAAGACTATTTCAACAACTTCACCATAGGTTGTGCGAATTTGACTATATCAAGTATAAC catTTCGAATCTTGATGTCGATATATCTATGGTGGTACGTAAAGGGGAGATCACTCAGTCCTCTCTGGCTGCAGCACTTTTGAGACTAGCCAGACTGAATGTGATTTTAGACATCAATGGCATCGCTACTCCAGTCCTTCAAATCAAGGTCCTTAATGGGGATGGCTCAG TGTCGATTGTGAATCCAACCAGCGACCTCTGTACGGTCTTTGAGCAAATAAAATCCTGTGAAGACATGTCTGTGTGTATAGACCGCAGTAATCAGGCCTCTTGTGT acCATCAGCAACAGGag ACGATCTCGCCGTGATTATCGGCCTTGGTGTAGGTGTCCCTGTCTTCATCGTGGTGGTATCGTTAATATCGATAATGCTGGTATACCGGAACCGCATCAAGAAGCGACAAAGATATATCCCTCATCAACG ATCCCCCCAGTACAGCGTGTTCGCACAAGGTATCCTGCCTAAATTCCATAGCTGGGGACGCCAGCCGTATCAGTTCCCTGACCAATGGGCGGACGCGGAATCCAGATCTAGTTCCTCCTCCAGTGATCAGCCCACGTCAAGAGGCAGGCTCTATGATGATTATGCTAATCCGAAAA GTCCGGTCTCCGCTCCATTTTACTTGTCATCATGGGACGACATACACAACAGCGGAGAAGAG TTTAAGATAAGACGGCCAAAGATAAAGCAGTCCCCAGATGACGTATAC ACATCTGGGAATGGTTTACACTGA